The following proteins are encoded in a genomic region of Dokdonia donghaensis DSW-1:
- a CDS encoding Crp/Fnr family transcriptional regulator, translating into MTEIRNYINKFSPVSDSDWELFSSKLKERTFKKKDIIHKAGVVENYISFITSGTVRLFIPKPKSEKEITFGFCFENQFVSAYDSFLLQKPSEHAVQALSNTSMLSISYNDLQEIYNKTAIGNLIGRLTAENLFITKSKRLQSLLDQTAEERYLSIFKERPQLLKEISLKYISSYIGVTPQALSRIRKRIS; encoded by the coding sequence TTGACAGAGATACGTAATTATATAAATAAATTTTCACCCGTTTCAGACAGTGATTGGGAGCTCTTTAGTTCAAAGCTAAAAGAGCGTACTTTTAAGAAAAAAGACATCATACACAAAGCTGGTGTGGTAGAAAATTATATTTCATTCATCACCTCTGGTACAGTTAGACTGTTTATACCTAAACCAAAGTCAGAAAAGGAAATTACCTTTGGGTTTTGTTTTGAAAATCAGTTTGTAAGTGCTTATGACTCATTCTTGCTTCAAAAACCCTCTGAGCACGCCGTACAAGCACTCTCTAATACAAGTATGCTTAGTATCTCTTATAACGATCTTCAAGAAATTTACAATAAAACAGCCATAGGCAACCTTATAGGTAGACTCACTGCCGAAAATCTATTTATTACTAAGTCAAAAAGGCTACAATCGCTTCTTGATCAAACGGCAGAAGAGCGTTACCTCAGTATTTTTAAAGAGCGCCCGCAACTTCTCAAGGAGATATCTCTCAAGTACATAAGCTCTTACATAGGTGTAACGCCTCAAGCCCTAAGCCGTATACGCAAGCGCATTAGTTAA
- a CDS encoding acyl-CoA desaturase, with the protein MLILLFVIVMWYSGLFFQSFFLHRYAAHQTFTMSKTAEKITFVLTWIFQGPSYLSAYGYGIMHRMHHAYTDTDKDPHSPSYDENPFAMMWKTKNIYQDINNDRVAVDAKFKKNVPQWKRFDAFASSRFSRVLWGVLYITFFAVFASAWWQWLFLPVVLAMAPIHGVIINWFGHILGYRNFKTKDTSKNLFRFDFLMMGEGYHNNHHKFGSRPNFGGVRWYEIDVTYLIMRFLHRINLIQMKPIKIDVQRHR; encoded by the coding sequence ATGCTCATTCTCCTCTTTGTAATCGTAATGTGGTACAGTGGTCTGTTTTTTCAGTCATTTTTTCTACATAGATATGCGGCACACCAGACATTTACAATGTCAAAAACAGCCGAAAAAATAACCTTTGTACTAACCTGGATTTTTCAAGGCCCCAGCTACCTGAGTGCCTATGGATATGGTATTATGCATAGAATGCACCACGCCTATACAGATACAGATAAGGACCCACACTCCCCTAGCTATGATGAAAACCCATTTGCTATGATGTGGAAAACAAAAAACATTTACCAAGACATTAATAACGACCGAGTAGCAGTAGATGCAAAGTTTAAAAAGAACGTCCCACAATGGAAACGCTTTGATGCATTTGCCAGCTCTCGTTTCTCTAGAGTGCTTTGGGGAGTGTTGTACATTACTTTCTTTGCTGTATTTGCAAGCGCCTGGTGGCAATGGCTATTTTTACCTGTAGTGCTAGCTATGGCGCCTATACACGGTGTAATTATTAACTGGTTTGGTCATATTTTAGGTTACCGAAACTTTAAAACTAAAGATACTTCTAAGAACCTCTTTCGCTTTGATTTCTTGATGATGGGAGAAGGCTACCATAACAACCATCACAAGTTTGGGTCTAGACCTAACTTTGGAGGAGTGCGTTGGTATGAGATAGATGTAACATATCTTATTATGCGTTTTTTACATCGCATTAACCTTATCCAGATGAAACCTATCAAAATAGACGTGCAAAGACATCGCTAA
- a CDS encoding NAD(P)/FAD-dependent oxidoreductase → MNNSTHKIHIIGAGISGLIAAIQLEQKGYTPTIIEATDRAGGRVKTDVVNGYQLDHGFQVLLDAYPKAKQYLDYKALELQSFLPGATIFKNRKSQSIGDPTRSIKMLIPTMTSSVGTLGDKVKVLKLNKDLKNKSIEEIFNTPESSTLVYLRKRGFSQAMITDFFKPFFSGIFLETALETSSRMFEFVYKMFGEGMATVPKAGIEAIPKQLSSKLKNTTFMFNTSVASVEDNTITLTNGTTLESDYTIIATEASQFIANLRGQETPWKSCVNLYYEVEAVGKKQPLIQLVADENTRINNLFYVDALETATTGAKNLLSVTVVDDQDLSEKALVATVTSELATYCNITDVTFLKSYVIPRALPKLDNLRMDCEASETQLKDTIFLAGDHLLNGSLNAAMISGERAAQAVIEKIEGLLQ, encoded by the coding sequence ATGAACAATTCTACTCATAAAATACACATTATAGGCGCCGGAATAAGTGGTCTCATTGCTGCAATACAACTTGAACAGAAGGGATATACACCCACCATTATAGAAGCTACAGATCGTGCTGGTGGTCGTGTAAAGACAGATGTTGTAAACGGTTACCAGCTAGATCACGGTTTTCAAGTACTACTAGATGCATACCCAAAAGCAAAACAGTATCTCGATTATAAGGCCTTAGAGCTACAATCCTTTTTACCAGGAGCGACCATATTTAAAAACCGTAAATCCCAATCTATAGGCGACCCTACACGTAGTATCAAGATGCTTATACCTACAATGACCTCGTCTGTAGGAACACTGGGTGACAAGGTTAAGGTGCTTAAGCTTAACAAGGATTTAAAAAACAAATCTATAGAAGAGATTTTTAATACTCCAGAGAGCTCTACGCTAGTTTACCTGCGCAAGAGAGGCTTTAGCCAGGCGATGATTACAGATTTCTTTAAGCCGTTTTTCAGCGGTATTTTCTTAGAGACAGCCCTTGAGACTTCTAGTCGTATGTTTGAGTTTGTGTATAAAATGTTTGGAGAAGGGATGGCTACCGTGCCAAAAGCTGGAATAGAAGCAATACCTAAACAACTCTCTTCAAAACTCAAAAACACCACCTTTATGTTTAATACGAGTGTAGCAAGTGTAGAAGATAACACCATCACCCTCACAAACGGAACTACGCTAGAGAGCGATTATACTATTATAGCTACAGAAGCTAGTCAGTTTATAGCAAACCTAAGAGGTCAAGAGACTCCCTGGAAGTCTTGTGTAAACCTGTATTATGAGGTAGAAGCAGTAGGGAAGAAACAACCCTTGATCCAACTTGTAGCAGATGAGAACACACGAATTAATAATCTCTTCTATGTAGATGCGCTAGAAACTGCAACTACTGGAGCAAAAAATCTACTCTCTGTAACCGTAGTAGATGATCAAGATTTATCTGAAAAAGCACTTGTTGCAACCGTTACTTCAGAGCTTGCAACTTACTGTAATATCACAGATGTTACTTTCTTAAAATCATATGTGATTCCGCGAGCTTTACCTAAACTTGACAATTTACGTATGGATTGTGAAGCGTCTGAAACGCAACTTAAAGACACGATTTTTCTTGCTGGTGACCATCTTCTTAACGGCTCTCTTAACGCCGCGATGATCTCTGGAGAAAGAGCTGCTCAAGCTGTCATAGAAAAAATAGAAGGACTGCTACAGTAG
- a CDS encoding BamA/TamA family outer membrane protein encodes MQYRKLIHIVLVIVSIKLCSCSVEKYIPEGERLYTGGEVIINSDSTIVNQNLLKAELESVLRPSPNTKILGMYPNLSIHYKAQRENPGVINKWLNKKIGEEPVYQSDVEEFEVEALLRNRLENRGFFYSDVSSRFRESETKKRASIAYTVKVPTPYRMETYQLDTLSPPIYREMISTVKSSPFKKGMRYDLSNLKQERDRIDYKLKRKGYYNFNPSFLIFEIDTNQYKNKRFDMFLKIKKDVPNKVIVPYKVQKINVYPNYELKDTLQQNIVRYDSLNMIQNETYFKPKYLAPYITLKEGSLYNPDISRNTARRLSTIGAYKFVNIQYEEVDSLRTDSLGILEANIYLSPLNKRAIRAEIQAVTKSNNFAGPGLALTYSNRNLFKGGEVLNITGSAGYEVQVGGGESLSSIELGLASELVFPRVIFPIKINTDFFKYNIPKTVTALGFDYLNRSKLYTLLSGNAGFGYTWDANKYVTHKINPISLSYTRLSNTTEAFDEILAENPFLEQSFEQQFIAGLTYSFTYNGMVDTSDTHQVFLNTNIEIAGNTVSLLGQENEDTENNTFLGLEYAQFAKVDADFRYHFNFGKEQKIATRLFVGYGYAYGNSVILPFVKQYYAGGPYSVRAFRIRSLGPGTSTGNSESGSFFDQIGNIRLEANAEYRFPIFNYLKGAFFVDAGNIWNSVENEDLPGKDKFTSDFINELGIGGGFGLRVDVQGFVIRFDLAAPFHDPSLPEGERWDFKFDEPIFNFAIGYPF; translated from the coding sequence GTGCAGTACCGTAAATTAATACACATAGTCCTTGTCATAGTTAGCATCAAACTCTGCTCTTGTAGTGTAGAAAAGTATATACCCGAGGGAGAACGATTATATACGGGTGGTGAGGTTATAATTAACTCAGATAGCACCATAGTTAATCAAAATTTACTCAAGGCAGAGTTAGAAAGTGTTTTAAGACCTTCTCCTAATACTAAGATTTTAGGAATGTATCCTAATTTGAGCATACATTACAAAGCACAGCGAGAAAATCCAGGCGTTATCAATAAATGGCTCAACAAGAAAATAGGAGAGGAGCCTGTGTACCAGTCAGATGTAGAGGAGTTTGAGGTAGAGGCATTGTTGAGAAACAGACTTGAGAACCGTGGCTTCTTTTATAGTGATGTGAGTTCTCGCTTTCGCGAAAGCGAAACAAAGAAAAGAGCTTCTATAGCATATACGGTTAAGGTGCCTACACCATACCGTATGGAGACCTATCAGCTCGACACACTCTCGCCGCCTATTTATAGAGAGATGATAAGTACGGTTAAGAGTTCGCCCTTCAAAAAGGGAATGCGATATGACCTCTCAAATCTAAAACAAGAGCGCGACCGCATAGACTACAAGCTTAAGAGAAAGGGGTATTACAACTTTAACCCATCGTTTCTCATTTTTGAGATTGACACAAATCAATATAAGAACAAGCGTTTTGATATGTTCTTAAAGATTAAAAAAGATGTTCCTAACAAGGTCATTGTGCCTTACAAAGTGCAAAAAATTAATGTGTATCCTAACTATGAGCTAAAGGATACCTTACAGCAAAATATAGTCCGCTACGATAGTCTCAATATGATACAAAACGAGACCTATTTTAAACCCAAATATCTTGCGCCATACATTACACTTAAAGAAGGATCGCTTTATAATCCAGATATCTCCCGCAATACAGCCAGAAGATTATCTACCATAGGGGCTTATAAATTTGTAAATATCCAGTATGAAGAAGTAGACAGCCTGCGCACAGATAGCTTAGGGATTCTAGAGGCAAACATATATTTGTCACCTCTTAATAAAAGAGCCATAAGAGCAGAGATACAAGCAGTCACAAAGTCTAATAATTTTGCTGGGCCCGGCCTTGCACTTACCTACAGCAATCGAAACCTCTTTAAAGGGGGAGAAGTACTTAATATTACAGGCTCTGCAGGTTATGAAGTGCAAGTAGGTGGTGGCGAGTCTTTGAGCAGTATTGAGCTGGGACTTGCAAGTGAGCTTGTATTCCCTAGAGTGATTTTTCCAATTAAGATTAATACAGATTTCTTTAAATACAACATCCCAAAAACCGTCACGGCGCTAGGTTTTGATTATTTAAACAGGTCAAAGCTATACACGCTTCTCTCTGGTAACGCAGGCTTTGGCTACACTTGGGATGCAAATAAATATGTGACGCATAAAATAAACCCTATCTCACTAAGCTACACGAGATTGTCAAACACTACAGAAGCCTTTGACGAGATACTTGCAGAAAATCCATTTTTAGAGCAAAGTTTTGAGCAGCAATTTATCGCCGGTCTTACCTATAGTTTTACCTACAATGGGATGGTAGATACTAGTGATACACATCAAGTATTTCTTAATACAAATATTGAGATTGCTGGTAACACCGTCAGTCTACTTGGCCAAGAAAATGAGGATACAGAAAACAACACCTTTTTAGGACTAGAATATGCACAGTTTGCAAAGGTAGATGCAGATTTTAGGTATCATTTTAACTTTGGTAAGGAGCAAAAAATTGCCACTCGCTTATTTGTTGGTTATGGATATGCATATGGTAACTCAGTGATATTGCCCTTTGTAAAACAATATTATGCAGGCGGTCCATACAGCGTGCGAGCGTTCAGAATACGGTCTTTAGGGCCTGGTACGTCAACAGGTAACTCTGAGAGTGGGAGCTTTTTTGACCAGATAGGTAACATACGCCTAGAGGCAAATGCAGAGTATAGATTCCCTATCTTTAATTACCTTAAAGGTGCCTTTTTTGTAGATGCGGGTAATATCTGGAATAGCGTTGAGAACGAAGATCTACCGGGTAAAGATAAGTTTACCTCAGATTTTATAAACGAGCTTGGTATAGGTGGTGGTTTTGGGCTACGTGTAGATGTACAAGGCTTTGTAATACGTTTTGATCTCGCTGCTCCCTTCCACGATCCATCGCTTCCAGAGGGAGAACGCTGGGATTTCAAATTTGATGAGCCTATCTTTAATTTTGCTATTGGCTATCCTTTTTAA
- a CDS encoding EamA family transporter, giving the protein MKKETYLIILAFFSIYVFWGSTYLWNKIVVSEAPAFMLAGLRFTTAGLLIFFIAKITGKSLKITPKQLRNSVLAGFFFLVYGNGVFVWALNYVDSGFAALLAALQPLSILLLMRITQKKGLKPKSIVGVVLGLIGMYLLVSQQEIAMKEGAVLGIGMIFTCILSWSIGSLFVAKADLPKNFFITTGYQMVSAGVLLWIISLVINEPWSFPNTWSTRAQISMVCLVIFGGIAAFTSFNYLLKKVSTEKVATSAYVNPVVALFLGWYFLDEQVTLQSMIAAVVLLSGVYFINSVKKNDKTTLRKPWRRGRG; this is encoded by the coding sequence ATGAAAAAAGAAACCTACTTAATTATACTTGCTTTTTTCTCAATTTACGTCTTTTGGGGTTCTACTTATCTATGGAACAAGATTGTGGTAAGTGAGGCTCCTGCCTTTATGCTTGCTGGTTTACGATTTACCACGGCAGGCCTTCTTATCTTTTTTATAGCAAAAATCACAGGCAAGTCACTTAAGATTACTCCTAAGCAATTACGCAATTCTGTACTGGCAGGATTTTTCTTTTTAGTGTACGGTAACGGTGTATTTGTATGGGCACTTAACTATGTAGACAGCGGTTTTGCAGCATTACTAGCTGCCTTACAGCCTCTATCCATTCTCTTACTTATGAGAATTACTCAAAAAAAGGGTTTAAAGCCTAAATCTATAGTAGGCGTAGTGTTAGGACTTATAGGTATGTATTTACTTGTCTCACAGCAAGAAATTGCAATGAAAGAAGGTGCAGTTCTAGGTATAGGTATGATTTTTACCTGTATATTAAGTTGGAGTATAGGTAGCCTTTTTGTGGCAAAAGCAGATCTTCCCAAAAACTTTTTTATAACCACTGGTTACCAGATGGTAAGCGCCGGTGTACTTTTATGGATTATAAGTTTAGTTATTAATGAACCGTGGAGTTTTCCAAACACCTGGAGTACCCGAGCACAAATCTCTATGGTGTGCCTAGTTATTTTTGGCGGGATTGCCGCTTTTACCTCTTTTAATTATCTTCTTAAAAAGGTGTCTACAGAAAAGGTAGCTACCTCTGCATATGTAAACCCTGTGGTAGCATTATTTTTAGGGTGGTATTTTCTTGATGAACAGGTCACCTTACAATCTATGATTGCTGCCGTAGTACTTCTAAGCGGTGTTTATTTTATAAACAGTGTCAAGAAAAATGACAAAACAACTTTAAGAAAGCCCTGGCGTAGAGGTAGAGGCTAG
- a CDS encoding DEAD/DEAH box helicase: MTSTFTALGVTNAIQEALAALEIVQPTDIQQQAIPAMLTSKKDVVALAQTGTGKTLAFGVPLLQLIDRTNPTVQAVILVPTRELGQQIYSNIVAYAAQLPEVTAAVFYGGIPVKENIERLKAPAQIVIATPGRLIDLMERKAINISQANYLVLDEADEMVSALKDSIDVIVETMPNNRRTFLFSATMPGAVKQLIQNYLSKNPLEITAERANLASHIITHDYVVVEPIEKLDVLMHFLNSKIGERGIIFCKTKAAVNKLAKNLAINKFSSGALHGSLSQAIRDRMMGQFREGHIDILVATDLAARGIDVKEISYVVNYHLPEFYDMYVHRTGRTARAGKTGYALTVLQQEEVAEIPEFEEELGITFSAFAKASSQEIADNNLILWARKIFKTKPNRELSPELREKVHKVFHHLTKEELIDKLLARETVSK; encoded by the coding sequence ATGACAAGTACATTTACCGCTCTAGGAGTAACAAACGCAATACAAGAAGCTCTAGCTGCACTAGAGATTGTACAACCTACAGATATACAACAGCAGGCCATCCCCGCAATGCTCACATCAAAAAAGGATGTAGTTGCACTAGCGCAAACAGGTACGGGTAAAACGCTAGCCTTTGGGGTACCTTTATTACAACTTATAGATCGTACAAACCCTACGGTACAGGCCGTGATACTTGTCCCAACAAGAGAATTAGGACAACAGATATACTCAAATATTGTAGCATATGCTGCACAATTACCAGAAGTAACGGCAGCGGTTTTTTATGGAGGGATACCTGTAAAAGAAAATATAGAACGTCTTAAAGCACCCGCTCAGATTGTAATTGCAACACCTGGACGTCTTATAGACTTAATGGAACGTAAAGCAATAAACATCTCTCAAGCCAATTATCTTGTGCTAGATGAGGCAGATGAGATGGTAAGTGCTCTTAAAGACAGTATAGATGTCATTGTAGAGACAATGCCTAATAATAGGCGTACCTTCTTATTTTCGGCCACGATGCCGGGCGCAGTAAAGCAACTTATACAAAATTACCTTTCTAAAAATCCGCTGGAGATTACTGCAGAGCGAGCAAATCTCGCTAGTCACATAATCACACACGATTATGTAGTGGTGGAGCCTATTGAGAAGCTAGATGTATTAATGCATTTCTTAAACTCAAAAATAGGGGAGCGTGGTATTATCTTCTGTAAGACAAAGGCTGCTGTAAATAAACTTGCAAAAAACCTGGCTATTAATAAGTTTTCTTCTGGGGCATTACACGGTAGCTTGAGCCAGGCTATACGTGATCGTATGATGGGACAGTTTAGAGAAGGTCATATAGACATACTCGTAGCCACAGATCTTGCGGCACGTGGTATAGATGTAAAAGAAATCTCTTATGTGGTTAACTACCACTTACCAGAGTTTTATGATATGTATGTACATAGAACGGGACGTACTGCCAGAGCAGGAAAAACAGGCTATGCGCTTACTGTTTTACAACAAGAAGAGGTTGCAGAGATACCAGAATTTGAAGAAGAATTAGGTATTACTTTTTCCGCTTTCGCGAAAGCGTCATCTCAAGAAATCGCAGATAATAATCTCATACTCTGGGCGCGTAAAATCTTTAAAACAAAGCCTAATCGTGAGCTCTCACCAGAGCTAAGAGAAAAAGTACACAAGGTTTTTCACCACCTTACTAAAGAAGAACTTATAGATAAGCTACTTGCAAGAGAAACTGTAAGCAAGTAA
- a CDS encoding KTSC domain-containing protein, whose protein sequence is MKRINEYKKLFGVEKEIDLKMLKKSYRNLVKEWHPDKFQAGDPKQEEAEIQSRRIIDGYHFLVSMAPETKEANLEAYTETITNAAIADYQHKGLLLEVTFTDGTTYEYFGVTKKTYIKMINAGNLNRFAKRSIYPKHNYRKSKRHLQEA, encoded by the coding sequence ATGAAGCGTATAAATGAATACAAAAAACTCTTTGGAGTTGAGAAAGAAATAGATCTTAAAATGCTCAAAAAGAGTTATAGAAATCTTGTAAAAGAGTGGCATCCAGATAAGTTTCAAGCTGGAGATCCTAAGCAAGAAGAGGCAGAGATACAAAGCCGTCGTATCATAGATGGTTATCACTTTTTAGTAAGTATGGCACCAGAGACTAAGGAGGCAAATCTTGAGGCATACACAGAAACTATAACAAATGCAGCTATAGCAGATTACCAGCATAAAGGTTTATTACTTGAGGTAACCTTTACAGATGGTACTACCTATGAGTATTTTGGGGTGACAAAAAAGACGTATATTAAAATGATTAATGCAGGTAATCTTAACCGTTTTGCAAAGCGTAGTATTTACCCTAAGCATAATTACCGTAAGTCAAAAAGACACTTACAAGAAGCATAA
- the mqo gene encoding malate dehydrogenase (quinone), with amino-acid sequence MNREIPKNHYDLICVGGGIMSANLALMAKMLKPDLSILILERLGDVAQESSAAWNNAGTGHSALCELNYCPEQEDGSVSIKKAIEICKQFEITKQFWAHLVEEGFIEDPQRFLKPIPHHSWVTGEKNVAFLKKRFEAFKEHFMFDSITYTEQIDKMKEWFPLIMHNRTEDEVMAGSRIDRGTEVNFGVLTKRLYEILATEFDTPVHFHKEVEDLDPLDNGNWTAITKDLKTGNKQSIEADHIFIGAGGGALLLLETVEIEEKDGFGGFPVSGGWLVCKNKELIEQHNAKVYSKAGEGAPPMSMPHLDTRYVDGEKQLMFGPFAGFSPKFLKAGSNLDLVKSVNFKNIPSMLGAFWHNLDLTKYLIGQITMTFDDRMNELRNFIKDAKNEDWRIEVAGQRVQTIKRDEFEGGKLEFGTQIVSGSDGKITCLLGASPGASTAPKIMLDVLEQAFPEIMNSPEGKKKLKEIVPSYKEEITKVHFNKELQRTTAILNL; translated from the coding sequence ATGAACAGAGAAATTCCAAAAAATCATTACGACCTCATTTGTGTAGGTGGTGGCATTATGAGTGCAAATCTTGCACTTATGGCAAAGATGCTTAAGCCAGATTTGAGCATCCTCATTTTAGAACGTCTAGGTGATGTTGCTCAAGAAAGTTCGGCCGCTTGGAATAATGCAGGTACGGGTCACTCGGCACTTTGTGAACTTAATTATTGTCCCGAGCAAGAAGATGGGTCTGTATCTATAAAAAAGGCTATAGAGATCTGTAAGCAATTTGAAATCACAAAACAGTTTTGGGCACATCTAGTAGAAGAAGGCTTTATAGAAGACCCTCAGCGCTTTTTAAAACCCATACCACATCATAGCTGGGTGACAGGAGAAAAGAATGTAGCGTTCCTTAAAAAGCGTTTTGAAGCCTTTAAAGAGCACTTTATGTTTGACTCCATAACGTATACAGAGCAAATAGATAAAATGAAAGAGTGGTTCCCGCTCATAATGCACAATCGCACAGAAGATGAGGTAATGGCTGGCTCACGCATAGATCGTGGCACAGAGGTGAACTTTGGAGTTCTTACAAAGCGTTTATATGAAATTCTAGCCACAGAATTTGATACCCCCGTACACTTCCACAAAGAAGTAGAAGATCTTGACCCGCTTGATAATGGCAATTGGACTGCTATTACAAAAGATCTTAAAACAGGTAACAAACAATCTATAGAGGCAGATCATATTTTTATAGGCGCTGGGGGCGGGGCATTATTATTACTTGAGACTGTAGAGATAGAGGAGAAAGATGGTTTTGGCGGTTTTCCAGTAAGTGGTGGCTGGCTGGTTTGTAAAAACAAAGAGCTTATAGAGCAACACAATGCAAAAGTATATAGCAAAGCTGGCGAAGGCGCGCCACCTATGAGTATGCCCCACTTAGATACTCGCTATGTAGATGGTGAGAAGCAACTTATGTTTGGGCCCTTTGCAGGATTTAGCCCCAAGTTCTTGAAAGCAGGTTCTAATCTAGATCTTGTAAAAAGTGTCAATTTTAAAAATATCCCTTCTATGCTAGGCGCTTTCTGGCATAATCTTGATCTTACAAAATACCTCATAGGCCAGATCACAATGACCTTTGATGACCGTATGAACGAGCTACGTAATTTTATTAAAGATGCAAAAAACGAAGACTGGCGTATAGAAGTTGCCGGCCAGCGTGTACAAACCATAAAACGAGATGAGTTTGAAGGCGGAAAATTAGAATTTGGCACACAGATCGTAAGTGGTTCTGATGGTAAAATAACGTGTTTACTAGGTGCATCTCCAGGAGCATCTACCGCGCCAAAAATAATGCTAGACGTACTAGAGCAAGCCTTCCCAGAGATTATGAACTCCCCAGAAGGAAAGAAAAAACTTAAAGAAATTGTACCTAGCTACAAGGAAGAAATCACCAAAGTGCATTTTAATAAAGAACTACAGCGCACCACGGCTATTCTTAACTTATAA